One Ranitomeya imitator isolate aRanImi1 chromosome 1, aRanImi1.pri, whole genome shotgun sequence DNA window includes the following coding sequences:
- the LOC138638345 gene encoding high affinity immunoglobulin gamma Fc receptor I-like isoform X1, with the protein MFVISLSLLIIVSLIMENAGTVVSAVVTFNPNLNKIFTGESLQMTCNVNSTEQGNVTYYWFKNDYWIHSEKTFTISSALTSDGGNYQCQTSTTDRSDSTKLEVHNGYVILQTPPNVYEGEDIILRCHHYPGHPAKQTIFFKNNAVIKDWGSEDELHIENVNMTLSCKYKCIKQVNHHLLYYQHSDETSVSVQELFSLPTISLSPQLVKEGDQMTLTCHTRLSPHRQTAELQFAFYREGQNIQEFSSTNKYEILSAKLSDSGDYKCEVQTSNYRIKKASTSLTMQVNRIGERELFNQSETEVTSKPGTSHVITAVAVTSLVLVLFLFITALIFLYRKKHFPLRGNNHPSSKAEPVEPDDETENIYTDLDANTTRWQNSSSSFGNICSFVRRLMPCNEAINPAL; encoded by the exons ATGTTTGTGATATCACTATCACTACTCATTATTGTAT cattaaTCATGGAAAATGCAG GAACAGTAGTCAGCGCGGTGGTGACTTTTAACCCAAACTTGAATAAGATCTTCACAGGAGAGTCTCTACAGATGACCTGTAATGTGAACTCTACTGAACAAGGAAATGTCACATATTACTGGTTTAAAAACGATTACTGGATACACTCTGAGAAAACATTTACAATATCATCTGCACTAACATCAGACGGTGGAAATTACCAATGCCAGACGAGTACTACTGATCGAAGTGACTCTACAAAACTGGAAGTCCACAATG GCTATGTCATCTTACAGACGCCTCCTAACGTTTACGAAGGAGAAGACATCATCCTTCGATGCCACCATTACCCTGGCCATCCAGCAAAGCAGACTATATTTTTCAAGAATAATGCAGTTATAAAAGACTGGGGTTCGGAGGATGAATTACACATCGAGAACGTCAACATGACATTGAGTTGCAAATACAAATGTATAAAGCAGGTCAACCATCATCTATTATATTATCAGCATTCAGATGAAACCTCTGTTTCAGTTCAAG AACTCTTCTCACTTCCAACAATAAGTCTGAGCCCACAGTTAGTGAAAGAAGGTGACCAGATGACCCTCACGTGTCACACAAGGCTTAGTCCCCACAGGCAGACCGCAGAGCTACAGTTTGCCTTTTACCGAGAGGGACAGAATATTCAGGAATTCAGCTCGACCAATAAATATGAAATTCTGTCTGCAAAACTGAGCGATTCTGGGGATTATAAATGTGAAGTCCAGACGTCTAATTACAGAATAAAGAAGGCGAGCACAAGCCTGACTATGCAAGTGAACAGGATCGGAGAGCGTG AGCTGTTTAATCAGTCGGAGACAGAAGTGACTTCAAAACCAG GGACAAGTCATGTTATCACAGCAGTAGCGGTGACTTCATTGGTCTTAGTCCTATTCCTCTTCATCACAGCGCTAATTTTCCTGTACAGAAAAAAACATTTTCCATTGCGTGGTAATAACCACCCATCATCAAAAG CTGAACCTGTAGAGCCGGATGATGAAACTGAGAATATTTATACGGATCTGGACGCGAACACCACCAGATGGCAAA
- the LOC138638345 gene encoding high affinity immunoglobulin gamma Fc receptor I-like isoform X3 produces the protein MFVISLSLLIIVSLIMENAGTVVSAVVTFNPNLNKIFTGESLQMTCNVNSTEQGNVTYYWFKNDYWIHSEKTFTISSALTSDGGNYQCQTSTTDRSDSTKLEVHNGYVILQTPPNVYEGEDIILRCHHYPGHPAKQTIFFKNNAVIKDWGSEDELHIENVNMTLSCKYKCIKQVNHHLLYYQHSDETSVSVQELFSLPTISLSPQLVKEGDQMTLTCHTRLSPHRQTAELQFAFYREGQNIQEFSSTNKYEILSAKLSDSGDYKCEVQTSNYRIKKASTSLTMQVNRIGERGTSHVITAVAVTSLVLVLFLFITALIFLYRKKHFPLRGNNHPSSKAEPVEPDDETENIYTDLDANTTRWQNSSSSFGNICSFVRRLMPCNEAINPAL, from the exons ATGTTTGTGATATCACTATCACTACTCATTATTGTAT cattaaTCATGGAAAATGCAG GAACAGTAGTCAGCGCGGTGGTGACTTTTAACCCAAACTTGAATAAGATCTTCACAGGAGAGTCTCTACAGATGACCTGTAATGTGAACTCTACTGAACAAGGAAATGTCACATATTACTGGTTTAAAAACGATTACTGGATACACTCTGAGAAAACATTTACAATATCATCTGCACTAACATCAGACGGTGGAAATTACCAATGCCAGACGAGTACTACTGATCGAAGTGACTCTACAAAACTGGAAGTCCACAATG GCTATGTCATCTTACAGACGCCTCCTAACGTTTACGAAGGAGAAGACATCATCCTTCGATGCCACCATTACCCTGGCCATCCAGCAAAGCAGACTATATTTTTCAAGAATAATGCAGTTATAAAAGACTGGGGTTCGGAGGATGAATTACACATCGAGAACGTCAACATGACATTGAGTTGCAAATACAAATGTATAAAGCAGGTCAACCATCATCTATTATATTATCAGCATTCAGATGAAACCTCTGTTTCAGTTCAAG AACTCTTCTCACTTCCAACAATAAGTCTGAGCCCACAGTTAGTGAAAGAAGGTGACCAGATGACCCTCACGTGTCACACAAGGCTTAGTCCCCACAGGCAGACCGCAGAGCTACAGTTTGCCTTTTACCGAGAGGGACAGAATATTCAGGAATTCAGCTCGACCAATAAATATGAAATTCTGTCTGCAAAACTGAGCGATTCTGGGGATTATAAATGTGAAGTCCAGACGTCTAATTACAGAATAAAGAAGGCGAGCACAAGCCTGACTATGCAAGTGAACAGGATCGGAGAGCGTG GGACAAGTCATGTTATCACAGCAGTAGCGGTGACTTCATTGGTCTTAGTCCTATTCCTCTTCATCACAGCGCTAATTTTCCTGTACAGAAAAAAACATTTTCCATTGCGTGGTAATAACCACCCATCATCAAAAG CTGAACCTGTAGAGCCGGATGATGAAACTGAGAATATTTATACGGATCTGGACGCGAACACCACCAGATGGCAAA
- the LOC138638345 gene encoding high affinity immunoglobulin gamma Fc receptor I-like isoform X4, translating into MFVISLSLLIIVSLIMENAGTVVSAVVTFNPNLNKIFTGESLQMTCNVNSTEQGNVTYYWFKNDYWIHSEKTFTISSALTSDGGNYQCQTSTTDRSDSTKLEVHNGYVILQTPPNVYEGEDIILRCHHYPGHPAKQTIFFKNNAVIKDWGSEDELHIENVNMTLSCKYKCIKQVNHHLLYYQHSDETSVSVQELFSLPTISLSPQLVKEGDQMTLTCHTRLSPHRQTAELQFAFYREGQNIQEFSSTNKYEILSAKLSDSGDYKCEVQTSNYRIKKASTSLTMQVNRIGERGTSHVITAVAVTSLVLVLFLFITALIFLYRKKHFPLRGNNHPSSKAEPVEPDDETENIYTDLDANTTRWQNFSQNPHKADVNDLVKENHIIVC; encoded by the exons ATGTTTGTGATATCACTATCACTACTCATTATTGTAT cattaaTCATGGAAAATGCAG GAACAGTAGTCAGCGCGGTGGTGACTTTTAACCCAAACTTGAATAAGATCTTCACAGGAGAGTCTCTACAGATGACCTGTAATGTGAACTCTACTGAACAAGGAAATGTCACATATTACTGGTTTAAAAACGATTACTGGATACACTCTGAGAAAACATTTACAATATCATCTGCACTAACATCAGACGGTGGAAATTACCAATGCCAGACGAGTACTACTGATCGAAGTGACTCTACAAAACTGGAAGTCCACAATG GCTATGTCATCTTACAGACGCCTCCTAACGTTTACGAAGGAGAAGACATCATCCTTCGATGCCACCATTACCCTGGCCATCCAGCAAAGCAGACTATATTTTTCAAGAATAATGCAGTTATAAAAGACTGGGGTTCGGAGGATGAATTACACATCGAGAACGTCAACATGACATTGAGTTGCAAATACAAATGTATAAAGCAGGTCAACCATCATCTATTATATTATCAGCATTCAGATGAAACCTCTGTTTCAGTTCAAG AACTCTTCTCACTTCCAACAATAAGTCTGAGCCCACAGTTAGTGAAAGAAGGTGACCAGATGACCCTCACGTGTCACACAAGGCTTAGTCCCCACAGGCAGACCGCAGAGCTACAGTTTGCCTTTTACCGAGAGGGACAGAATATTCAGGAATTCAGCTCGACCAATAAATATGAAATTCTGTCTGCAAAACTGAGCGATTCTGGGGATTATAAATGTGAAGTCCAGACGTCTAATTACAGAATAAAGAAGGCGAGCACAAGCCTGACTATGCAAGTGAACAGGATCGGAGAGCGTG GGACAAGTCATGTTATCACAGCAGTAGCGGTGACTTCATTGGTCTTAGTCCTATTCCTCTTCATCACAGCGCTAATTTTCCTGTACAGAAAAAAACATTTTCCATTGCGTGGTAATAACCACCCATCATCAAAAG CTGAACCTGTAGAGCCGGATGATGAAACTGAGAATATTTATACGGATCTGGACGCGAACACCACCAGATGGCAAA
- the LOC138638345 gene encoding high affinity immunoglobulin gamma Fc receptor I-like isoform X2, with protein MFVISLSLLIIVSLIMENAGTVVSAVVTFNPNLNKIFTGESLQMTCNVNSTEQGNVTYYWFKNDYWIHSEKTFTISSALTSDGGNYQCQTSTTDRSDSTKLEVHNGYVILQTPPNVYEGEDIILRCHHYPGHPAKQTIFFKNNAVIKDWGSEDELHIENVNMTLSCKYKCIKQVNHHLLYYQHSDETSVSVQELFSLPTISLSPQLVKEGDQMTLTCHTRLSPHRQTAELQFAFYREGQNIQEFSSTNKYEILSAKLSDSGDYKCEVQTSNYRIKKASTSLTMQVNRIGERELFNQSETEVTSKPGTSHVITAVAVTSLVLVLFLFITALIFLYRKKHFPLRGNNHPSSKAEPVEPDDETENIYTDLDANTTRWQNFSQNPHKADVNDLVKENHIIVC; from the exons ATGTTTGTGATATCACTATCACTACTCATTATTGTAT cattaaTCATGGAAAATGCAG GAACAGTAGTCAGCGCGGTGGTGACTTTTAACCCAAACTTGAATAAGATCTTCACAGGAGAGTCTCTACAGATGACCTGTAATGTGAACTCTACTGAACAAGGAAATGTCACATATTACTGGTTTAAAAACGATTACTGGATACACTCTGAGAAAACATTTACAATATCATCTGCACTAACATCAGACGGTGGAAATTACCAATGCCAGACGAGTACTACTGATCGAAGTGACTCTACAAAACTGGAAGTCCACAATG GCTATGTCATCTTACAGACGCCTCCTAACGTTTACGAAGGAGAAGACATCATCCTTCGATGCCACCATTACCCTGGCCATCCAGCAAAGCAGACTATATTTTTCAAGAATAATGCAGTTATAAAAGACTGGGGTTCGGAGGATGAATTACACATCGAGAACGTCAACATGACATTGAGTTGCAAATACAAATGTATAAAGCAGGTCAACCATCATCTATTATATTATCAGCATTCAGATGAAACCTCTGTTTCAGTTCAAG AACTCTTCTCACTTCCAACAATAAGTCTGAGCCCACAGTTAGTGAAAGAAGGTGACCAGATGACCCTCACGTGTCACACAAGGCTTAGTCCCCACAGGCAGACCGCAGAGCTACAGTTTGCCTTTTACCGAGAGGGACAGAATATTCAGGAATTCAGCTCGACCAATAAATATGAAATTCTGTCTGCAAAACTGAGCGATTCTGGGGATTATAAATGTGAAGTCCAGACGTCTAATTACAGAATAAAGAAGGCGAGCACAAGCCTGACTATGCAAGTGAACAGGATCGGAGAGCGTG AGCTGTTTAATCAGTCGGAGACAGAAGTGACTTCAAAACCAG GGACAAGTCATGTTATCACAGCAGTAGCGGTGACTTCATTGGTCTTAGTCCTATTCCTCTTCATCACAGCGCTAATTTTCCTGTACAGAAAAAAACATTTTCCATTGCGTGGTAATAACCACCCATCATCAAAAG CTGAACCTGTAGAGCCGGATGATGAAACTGAGAATATTTATACGGATCTGGACGCGAACACCACCAGATGGCAAA